The following proteins come from a genomic window of Megalops cyprinoides isolate fMegCyp1 chromosome 6, fMegCyp1.pri, whole genome shotgun sequence:
- the manf gene encoding mesencephalic astrocyte-derived neurotrophic factor, protein MRCLTVFSTALALSLVPSGTEALSEGECEVCISFLGRFYQSLKDNNVEFNSAVIEKELVKTCKDARGKENRLCYYMGATSDAATKIINEISKPLSYHVPVEKVCEKLKKKDSQICELKYDKQVDLSSVDLKKMKVKDLKKILEEWGETCKGCVEKSDFIRKINELMPKYAPTAAKARTEL, encoded by the exons ATGCGTTGTTTAACTGTCTTCTCTACTGCTCTTGCGCTTTCCTTGGTACCTAGTGGTACCGAAGCTTTAAGTGAGGGGGAGTGTGAGG TATGTATCAGCTTCCTGGGGAGGTTTTATCAGTCTCTGAAAGACAATAATGTGGAATTCAACAGTGCAGTCATTGAGAAGGAATTGGTGAAGACATGCAAAGATGCCAGGGGCAAGGAAAACAGGCTG TGTTACTACATGGGAGCAACGAGTGATGCAGCCACTAAAATCATAAATGAAATCTCCAAACCTTTGAGCTACCATGTACCTGTGGAGAAAGTCTGTGAAAAGCTGAAGAAGAAGGACAGTCAGATCTGTGAACTGAAATACG ACAAACAAGTGGACCTGAGTAGTGTTGACCTGAAGAAGATGAAAGTGAAGGACCTGAAGAAGATTCTGGAAGAGTGGGGAGAGACATGTAAAGGCTGTGTGGAGAAATCGGACTTCATCCGCAAGATTAATGAACTCATGCCTAAGTATGCCCCCACAGCAGCCAAAGCGCGGACAGAGCTCTGA
- the rbm15b gene encoding putative RNA-binding protein 15B, whose translation MKRQAERDSSPARAIAKRIRDRDRDRDGSRRDDGPPAPLAALLAESRNYHKHQGRSRSREREKPRLREERGAVGDPHHRQHHHDLGVISRPPLRTTSVLPKTSKAAAELLSTRGVGSLEYKTLLISNLGSQLPDEHVEDGLFHEFKKFGDVSVKLSHTPELGRVAYVNFRHPDDAKEARHSKARLVLYDRPLKVEPLYLRRRSCTPPDVGYVPLHAAYPYRQRSLSPGAGASNIRDARARHYAVEGLGLSRERERVLDYYGMLDERGRSYPYQLAEEDLKPEDDQRATRNLFIGNLDHNVSEGELRRGFDKYGIIEEVVIKRPARGQGGAYAFLKFQNLDMAHRAKVAMQGRVIGGNPVKIGYGKANPTTRLWVGGLGPSTSLAALAREFDRFGSIRTIDYVKGDSFAYIQYESLDAAQAACAQMRGFPLGGPERRLRVDFAKAEEARAYPQQYQPPVALPAHYDLLADGYSRHRSLERELRARDRTPTRPLFSERERERGLLDRDWTSPPKSLERRNNAEASGRGRARSRSRERWAKEREAERGQGKPWEERRKRRSPSSERQFEDRGRQKARGAALGSPDHSPDRPRGRPSDPSLEPRDYTPDGSRHSSEDRPVQDGHDSSAPHRKEHEPERNHRTSDGEAEAQANESKPDSKKPSTLSEYAQTLTQVWQGALVLKNSCFPTNVHMLEGGPVFLHSLMRDNQAQGGKIAQLKIAQRLRLDQPKLDEVTRRVKLGGPDGYAVLLAVQGTVDRAAPPPEPGLQRRLLRNLVTYLRNKQAAGVIGLPLGGPKEGEAGGMLYAFPPCEFSQQYLQAALRTLGKLEEDHLVIVIVKDSV comes from the coding sequence atgaagagaCAGGCCGAGCGGGACTCGAGTCCTGCGAGAGCAATAGCCAAACGAATAAGGGACAGGGATCGGGACCGGGATGGAAGTCGCAGGGACGACGGTCCGCCCGCACCCCTCGCTGCACTCCTCGCCGAGAGTCGAAATTATCACAAACACCAGGGTCGCAGTCGCAGCAGAGAGCGTGAGAAGCCCCGGCTTAGGGAGGAACGCGGCGCGGTTGGGGACCCGCATCACCGGCAACACCATCACGACCTTGGTGTGATCAGCCGCCCCCCACTGCGGACTACATCTGTGTTACCCAAAACGAGCAAGGCGGCAGCCGAGCTCCTTAGCACCCGAGGAGTTGGCAGCTTGGAATACAAGACTCTGCTCATTAGCAACCTGGGTTCCCAGCTACCTGATGAGCATGTGGAGGACGGACTGTTTCACGAGTTTAAAAAGTTTGGAGACGTCAGCGTTAAGCTCTCCCACACTCCCGAACTGGGTCGGGTCGCCTACGTCAATTTCAGGCATCCAGATGACGCCAAGGAAGCCCGGCACTCCAAAGCCAGGTTAGTGCTATATGATCGCCCCCTTAAAGTGGAACCCTTGTACCTAAGACGCCGCAGCTGCACGCCGCCTGATGTGGGCTACGTGCCTTTGCATGCTGCTTACCCTTACAGGCAAAGGTCCTTGTCTCCGGGCGCAGGAGCCAGTAACATCAGAGACGCCAGGGCCAGGCACTATGCTGTAGAGGGCCTGGGGTTAAGCAGGGAACGGGAGAGGGTATTAGACTATTATGGTATGTTAGATGAAAGGGGGCGGTCCTATCCCTACCAGCTAGCAGAGGAGGATTTAAAGCCAGAGGATGACCAGAGAGCCACAAGGAACTTGTTTATTGGTAACCTCGATCACAACGTGTCAGAGGGAGAGCTCAGAAGAGGCTTTGACAAGTATGGGATTATCGAAGAGGTGGTTATTAAGCGACCGGCGCGAGGCCAGGGCGGAGCCTACGCCTTCCTCAAGTTCCAGAACCTGGACATGGCGCACAGGGCCAAAGTGGCGATGCAGGGACGGGTGATCGGGGGCAACCCGGTGAAGATCGGCTATGGGAAGGCCAACCCCACCACGCGGCTGTGGGTGGGCGGCCTCGGGCCCAGCACCTCCCTCGCCGCCCTGGCCCGGGAGTTCGACCGCTTCGGCAGCATCCGCACCATCGACTACGTGAAGGGGGACAGCTTCGCCTACATCCAGTACGAGAGCCTGGACGCTGCGCAGGCCGCCTGCGCGCAGATGCGGGGCTTCCCCCTGGGGGGCCCCGAGCGGCGGCTGCGCGTCGACTTCGCCAAGGCCGAGGAGGCGCGCGCCTACCCGCAGCAGTACCAGCCGCCTGTCGCCCTGCCGGCCCACTATGACCTGCTGGCCGACGGGTACAGCCGGCACCGCAGCCTGGAGAGGGAGCTGAGGGCCCGCGACCGCACCCCCACGCGCCCGCTGTTCTctgagcgggagagggagaggggcctATTGGACAGGGACTGGACCAGCCCCCCCAAGAGCCTGGAGCGGCGGAACAACGCGGAGGCGTCGGGGCGGGGCCGGGCCCGCAGCCGGAGCCGGGAGCGCTGGGCGAAGGAGCGGGAGGCGGAGCGCGGGCAGGGCAAGCCCTGGGAGGAGCGGCGAAAGCGCAGGAGCCCGTCCAGCGAGCGGCAGTTTGAGGACAGGGGCCGGCAGAAAGCGCGGGGGGCGGCGCTGGGGTCGCCAGACCACAGCCCTGACAGGCCCCGAGGGAGGCCCTCAGACCCGTCCCTGGAGCCCCGGGACTACACCCCCGACGGCAGCCGGCACTCGAGTGAGGACCGGCCAGTGCAGGATGGGCACGACTCTTCAGCACCCCATAGGAAAGAGCATGAACCGGAGCGGAACCACCGGACCAGCGATGGCGAGGCAGAAGCGCAGGCCAATGAGTCCAAACCTGACAGCAAGAAGCCGAGCACGCTGTCGGAGTACGCGCAGACCCTGACCCAGGTGTGGCAGGGAGCCCTGGTCCTGAAGAACAGCTGCTTCCCCACCAACGTGCACATGTTAGAGGGAGGCCCCGTCTTCCTCCACTCCCTCATGAGGGACAATCAGGCCCAGGGGGGCAAGATCGCCCAGCTAAAGATTGCACAGCGGCTGCGCCTGGACCAGCCCAAACTGGACGAGGTGACCCGCCGGGTCAAGCTGGGCGGTCCGGACGGGTACGCCGTGCTGCTGGCGGTACAGGGGACAGTTGACAGGGCGGCCCCCCCGCCTGAGCCGGGGCTGCAGCGGCGGCTGCTGCGTAACCTGGTCACCTACCTCAGAAACAAGCAGGCGGCGGGCGTGATCGGCCTCCCCCTGGGGGGCCCAAAGGAGGGCGAGGCGGGCGGCATGCTCTACGCCTTCCCCCCTTGCGAATTCTCCCAGCAGTACCTGCAGGCTGCTCTCAGGACTTTGGGCAAGCTTGAGGAGGATCACCTGGTGATCGTGATTGTTAAAGATTCAGTCTGA